The Pyrus communis chromosome 2, drPyrComm1.1, whole genome shotgun sequence genome includes a window with the following:
- the LOC137726361 gene encoding receptor-like protein 51, whose protein sequence is MEPPPLPLTLLLHLLLLLLSATALSAKAPLPPTPSPTSSPTRPNSTTTPKSPTLPSSPSAKAPLPPTPSPTSSPTPPNSTTTPRSPTLPSSPSSSTLDPKQLRALQSLNIPTSKDPCRNPSILPPNTTICDSSKPFRHLLSLRLANCSDDVALSFTALKSLSTLQSLQFLNCPIAPIRFPADLVASLHSFTCINSLRRLTGVWLARLQNLTDLTVSNVQVNASGPFVILGSLKKLRSVTISHANLTGSIPKHMNLNLTHIDFSGNKLQGKIPSGLTLLENLETLNLSSNSINGSIPTSFGDLISLKNVSLSSNSLSGAIPESISAIPGLVHLDLSSNQLNGTIPKFLSEMKSLKHLNLANNKFHGVVPFNVSFISRLQVFKISRNSDLCYNHSVLSSKLKLGISPCDKHGLPMSPPPAKADSSADNSSDSDYDDTDEDDQKQDRHHGPNKVVLGVAIGLSSIVFLIIFLVLLSKCCR, encoded by the coding sequence atggaaccaCCACCACTGCCTCTCACTCTGCttctccacctcctcctcctcctcctctccgcCACCGCCCTCTCAGCCAAAGCACCACTCCCCCCAACCCCATCTCCCACCTCCTCCCCCACCCGACCGAATTCTACCACCACCCCAAAGTCCCCAACCTTACCATCCTCACCTTCAGCCAAAGCACCACTCCCTCCGACCCCATCTCCCACCTCCTCCCCCACCCCACCGAATTCTACCACCACCCCAAGGTCCCCAACCTTACCATCCTCACCATCTTCAAGCACACTTGACCCAAAGCAACTCAGGGCCCTCCAGTCCCTCAACATTCCCACCTCCAAAGACCCCTGCAGAAACCCATCCATCCTCCCCCCAAACACCACCATCTGCGACTCCTCCAAGCCCTTCCGCCACCTCCTCTCCCTCCGCCTCGCCAACTGCTCCGACGACGTCGCCCTCTCCTTCACCGCCCTCAAATCCCTCTCCACCCTCCAGTCCCTCCAGTTCCTCAACTGCCCCATTGCCCCAATCCGCTTCCCCGCCGACCTCGTTGCCTCCCTCCACTCCTTCACCTGCATCAACTCCCTCCGCCGCCTCACTGGCGTCTGGCTCGCCCGCCTCCAAAACCTCACCGATCTCACCGTCTCCAACGTCCAAGTCAATGCCTCAGGACCCTTCGTCATCCTGGGAAGCTTGAAGAAGCTCAGGTCAGTCACCATCTCCCACGCCAATTTAACCGGCAGCATTCCGAAACACATGAATTTAAACCTTACCCACATAGATTTTTCCGGCAATAAGCTTCAGGGGAAGATACCTAGTGGCCTCACACTCCTGGAAAACCTCGAAACCTTAAACCTTTCCTCCAATTCCATCAATGGCTCAATACCCACTTCGTTCGGGGACCTGATTTCGTTAAAGAACGTGTCTTTGTCTTCAAATTCTTTATCCGGCGCCATCCCGGAGTCGATTTCAGCAATCCCGGGCCTAGTCCATCTCGATCTGAGCTCGAATCAGCTCAACGGAACAATCCCGAAATTCCTTTCCGAGATGAAGAGCTTGAAGCACTTGAATCTCGCAAACAACAAATTTCACGGTGTCGTGCCGTTCAATGTATCGTTCATTAGCAGATTGCAAGTGTTCAAGATTAGCAGGAACAGCGACCTCTGCTACAACCACTCTGTTCTGTCGTCGAAACTGAAGCTGGGAATTTCTCCCTGCGACAAACATGGACTGCCCATGTCGCCGCCACCGGCGAAAGCTGATTCGTCGGCGGACAACAGCAGCGATTCGGACTACGACGACACTGACGAGGATGATCAGAAGCAGGATCGACATCATGGTCCGAATAAGGTTGTTCTTGGTGTGGCCATTGGGCTTTCTTCTATTGTCTTCCTCATTATTTTCTTGGTTCTTCTCTCGAAATGCTGTCGTTGA
- the LOC137723252 gene encoding cellulose synthase A catalytic subunit 8 [UDP-forming], with amino-acid sequence MMQSVAPPCNACGEQVGLDANGEIFVACHECNFPVCKACFDDDVKAGRKLCLKCGIPYDDALVYVYICYLVILAAFCDNYSSLADYETKVSGTRSTMEAHLNSSQQDTGIHARHISSVSTLDSELNDEYGNPIWKNRVDSWKDKKDKKSKKKKDTPKGEKEAQIPPEQQMTEEYSSEAAEPLSTVVPLPPNRITPYRTVIIMRLIILALFFHYRVTNPVDSAYGLWFTSIICEIWFAFSWVLDQFPKWSPVNRITFTDRLSARFEREGEPSELAAVDFFVSTVDPLKEPPLITANTVLSILAVDYPVDKVSCYVSDDGAAMLSFESLAETSEFARKWVPFCKNFSIEPRAPEFYFSQKIDYLKDKVQPSFVKERRAMKRDYEEFKVRMNALVAKAQKTPEEGWTMQDGTPWPGNNPRDHPGMIQVFLGHSGAYDIEGNELPRLVYVSREKRPGYPHHKKAGAENALVRVSAVLTNAPYILNLDCDHYVNNSQAIREAMCFLMDPQVGREVCYVQFPQRFDGIDRSDRYANRNTVFFDVNMKGLDGIQGPVYVGTGCCFNRQALYGYGPPSMPNLPKAASSSSCSWCGCCSCCCPSKKPSKDLSEAYRDAKREELDAAIFNLREIENYDEFERSMLISQTSFEKTFGLSSVFIESTLMENGGVAESSNPSTLIKEAIHVISCGYEEKTAWGKEIGWIYGSITEDILTGFKMHCRGWRSIYCMPLRPAFKGSAPINLSDRLHQVLRWALGSVEIFLSRHCPLWYGFAGGRLKLLQRMAYINTIVYPFTSLPLVAYCTLPAICLLTGKFIIPTLTNLASALFLGLFISIIATSVLELRWSGVRIEDLWRNEQFWVIGGVSAHLFAVFQGFLKMLAGIDTNFTVTTKSAEDTEFGELYLIKWTTLLIPPTTLLIINMVGVVAGFSDALNKGYEAWGPLFGKVFFAFWVILHLYPFLKGLMGRQNRTPTIVVLWSVLLASVFSLVWVKINPFVSKVDSSTLAESCISIDC; translated from the exons ATGATGCAGTCTGTTGCTCCTCCGTGCAATGCCTGCGGCGAGCAGGTGGGGCTTGATGCTAATGGGGAGATTTTCGTGGCGTGCCACGAGTGTAATTTCCCCGTTTGCAAGGCTTGTTTCGATGATGATGTCAAGGCCGGGCGTAAACTCTGCTTAAAGTGTGGCATTCCCTATGACG ATGCTTTGGTGTATGTCTACATTTGTTATTTGGTTATATTGGCAGCATTCTGTGATAATT ATAGCTCGTTGGCGGACTATGAAACAAAAGTGTCTGGCACTCGATCCACAATGGAGGCTCACCTGAATAGTTCTCAG CAGGATACCGGAATTCATGCTAGGCATATCAGCAGTGTGTCTACACTGGATAGTG AATTAAACGACGAATATGGCAATCCAATTTGGAAGAACAGAGTGGATAGTTGGAAGGATAAGAAGGATAAAAAgagcaagaagaaaaaggatACGCCTAAGGGGGAAAAGGAGGCTCAAATTCCACCTGAGCAGCAGATGACAGAGGAATA TTCCTCAGAGGCTGCGGAACCACTTTCAACTGTTGTTCCACTTCCACCCAACAGAATCACACCATACAGAACTGTAATAATTATGCGATTGATCATTCTTGCCCTTTTCTTCCATTATCGAGTAACAAATCCTGTTGATAGCGCTTATGGTCTATGGTTCACTTCTATCATATGTGAGATCTGGTTCGCTTTTTCATGGGTGTTGGATCAGTTTCCTAAGTGGTCTCCAGTTAATCGGATTACATTTACTGATAGGTTATCTGCCAG GTTTGAAAGAGAGGGTGAACCCTCTGAGCTTGCTGCAGTGGATTTCTTCGTGAGTACAGTTGATCCGTTGAAAGAACCGCCCCTGATCACTGCCAATACTGTTCTTTCTATCCTTGCTGTAGACTACCCCGTGGATAAAGTTTCTTGCTATGTGTCTGATGATGGTGCTGCCATGCTTTCTTTTGAATCTCTTGCCGAGACATCTGAATTTGCAAGGAAGTGGGTACCATTCTGCAAGAATTTTTCGATTGAACCACGTGCACCTGAGTTTTACTTCTCACAAAAGATTGACTACTTGAAGGATAAAGTGCAACCATCTTTTGTGAAGGAGCGCAGAGCGATGAAA AGAGATTATGAAGAATTCAAAGTGCGAATGAATGCTTTAGTTGCAAAGGCTCAAAAAACACCAGAAGAAGGATGGACTATGCAAGACGGAACACCTTGGCCAGGAAATAACCCACGTGACCATCCCGGAATGATTCAG GTTTTCCTGGGACACAGTGGTGCCTATGACATCGAAGGAAATGAACTTCCTCGATTGGTTTATGTCTCGAGAGAGAAGAGACCCGGCTATCCACATCACAAGAAAGCTGGTGCTGAAAATGCTCTG GTAAGGGTGTCTGCAGTTCTCACAAATGCCCCATACATCCTCAATCTTGACTGCGATCACTACGTTAACAATAGCCAGGCAATTCGTGAGGCAATGTGTTTCTTGATGGACCCGCAAGTTGGTCGAGAAGTATGCTATGTGCAGTTTCCTCAGAGGTTTGATGGCATTGATCGCAGTGATCGATATGCCAACCGCAACACAGTTTTCTTTGAT GTTAACATGAAAGGACTGGATGGAATTCAAGGTCCAGTATATGTGGGGACAGGATGTTGTTTCAATAGGCAAGCACTTTATGGCTACGGTCCTCCTTCTATGCCCAACTTACCCAAGGCTGCTTCCTCATCCTCCTGCTCATGGTGTGGTTGCTGCTCTTGTTGCTGCCCCTCTAAGAAGCCGTCGAAAGATCTGTCAGAGGCTTACCGAGATGCAAAACGCGAGGAGCTTGATGCTGCCATATTCAACCTCCGGGAGATTGAGA ACTATGATGAGTTTGAGAGGTCAATGTTGATCTCGCAGACGAGCTTTGAGAAAACTTTTGGATTATCATCTGTATTCATAGAGTCTACACTAATGGAGAACGGAGGAGTGGCCGAATCTTCCAACCCATCAACTTTGATCAAGGAGGCAATTCATGTCATTAGCTGCGGTTATGAAGAGAAGACCGCGTGGGGAAAAGAA ATTGGTTGGATATATGGATCAATCACGGAGGATATCTTAACCGGTTTCAAGATGCATTGCCGTGGATGGAGGTCAATTTACTGCATGCCCTTGAGGCCTGCATTCAAAGGGTCAGCTCCCATTAACCTTTCTGATCGACTGCACCAAGTTCTTCGGTGGGCACTTGGTTCGGTGGAAATTTTCCTCAGTAGACATTGTCCTCTCTGGTACGGGTTTGCAGGAGGCCGCCTCAAACTGCTTCAGAGAATGGCATATATCAACACTATTGTTTACCCCTTCACATCCCTCCCTCTCGTTGCTTACTGTACACTCCCTGCAATATGCCTTCTCACAGGAAAATTCATCATCCCAACG CTTACAAACCTGGCAAGTGCCCTGTTTCTTGGCCTCTTCATCTCCATCATTGCTACAAGTGTGCTTGAGTTGCGGTGGAGTGGAGTCCGCATCGAGGACTTATGGCGTAACGAGCAGTTCTGGGTGATCGGGGGTGTTTCAGCCCATCTCTTCGCCGTCTTCCAAGGTTTCTTAAAGATGTTGGCCGGAATTGACACCAACTTCACCGTCACAACCAAATCAGCCGAGGACACAGAATTCGGAGAGCTCTATCTGATCAAATGGACCACACTTTTGATTCCCCCCACTACACTCCTCATTATAAACATGGTTGGTGTTGTAGCTGGATTTTCGGACGCCCTTAACAAGGGATACGAAGCTTGGGGGCCACTTTTCGGGAAGGTTTTCTTCGCCTTCTGGGTGATTCTCCATCTCTATCCCTTCCTCAAAGGTCTCATGGGACGCCAAAACCGGACTCCAACCATCGTTGTTTTGTGGTCAGTCCTCTTGGCCTCTGTCTTCTCTCTTGTTTGGGTGAAGATAAATCCCTTTGTGAGCAAAGTGGACAGCTCAACGCTTGCTGAAAGCTGCATTTCCATAGACTGCTGA
- the LOC137726312 gene encoding uncharacterized protein, whose amino-acid sequence MADPKPRRLKGHKATATCCIASAATPGLVASSGEDGCICWFDMRFKDAIDIMEVGEEPISSLCFRAGNENMIYVASGKQVKSFDVRLGSSCSWKPLESFDYNKEEINQIACSSKSSFLAAPDDGGEIKIIDIRQKRIYKTLRDGHTSICSTAQFLPWKPWEVITGGLDSKLVMWDFSKGRPNKIMNFDLPDANNGKAKEQCFNPAFVHSIAVPEMDMLDKSDKVCIVARGDGAVDVINIEAELAPLRSKGSKKPQKGSQSRSKGTDQDPDQEGRKRLHLDYSSGGHTAAVSCVAFSLFGDRGRFIISGGNDKLVKVWDWTKCIDEGSSSDLLQLNINHSKKVNWLCTTPADTENLVVCDTTKVVKVYSVA is encoded by the exons ATGGCGGACCCGAAACCAAGGCGACTGAAGGGTCACAAGGCCACCGCCACGTGCTGCATCGCCTCAGCCGCTACACCCGGCCTCGTCGCCTCCTCCGGCGAG GATGGCTGCATTTGCTGGTTCGATATGCGATTCAAAGATGCGATTGATATCATGGAGGTGGGAGAGGAACCCATTTCATCCTTATGTTTCAGGGCAG GAAATGAAAATATGATATATGTTGCATCCGGGAAGCAAGTCAAGAGCTTTGATGTCCGTCTG GGGAGTTCATGCTCGTGGAAGCCCCTGGAGAGCTTTGATTATAACAAAGAAGAGATAAATCAG ATTGCTTGCAGCTCTAAGTCCTCTTTTCTTGCTGCTCCCGATGACGGCGGTGAAATTAAG ATTATTGACATTCGCCAGAAACGAATTTACAAAACATTAAGAGATGGCCATACAAGT ATTTGTAGCACCGCGCAATTCCTTCCTTGGAAACCTTGGGAAG TTATCACGGGAGGTCTTGATTCAAAGCTTGTAATGTGGGATTTCTCCAAGGGGCGCCCGAACAAAATTATGAATTTTG ATTTGCCTGATGCAAATAATGGCAAGGCCAAGGAACAGTGTTTTAATCCTGCTTTTGTTCACTCAATAGCAGTTCCAGAAATGGATATGTTAGACAAATCGGACAAGGTTTGCATTGTGGCTAGGGGTGATGGTGCAGTTGATGTAATTAATATAGAAGCTGAACTTGCTCCCCTGAGGTcaaaaggttctaaaaaaccTCAGAAAGGATCTCAATCAAGATCGAAAGGTACTGATCAAGACCCAGAtcaagaaggaaggaaaaggttGCATTTGGATTACTCATCCGGCGGTCACACTGCTGCTGTCTCTTGCGT GGCATTTTCGTTATTTGGAGATAGAGGAAGATTTATAATTTCAGGTGGAAATGATAAGTTGGTAAAGGTCTGGGATTGGACCAAGTGTATTGATGAAGGTAGCAGCAGCGATCTTCTACAGTTGAATATCAACCACAGCAAAAAA GTCAACTGGCTCTGTACCACTCCGGCTGATACAGAAAACCTAGTTGTTTGTGATACAACAAAGGTGGTAAAGGTTTATTCTGTTGCCTAG
- the LOC137723268 gene encoding uncharacterized protein — MELYDSFWFELQIIKKQPISPIPSRIEENVDHEIEENPEKPSKPEFLRIPTGHTRSMSDELSSKTTFNLSSLSPDSVLDRPKLSTVLSGKEAGEIENQKQKCAEEETPKKVERRRGKKKSESKSLTDLQFEELKGFMDLGFVFSEEDKDSNLVSIIPGLQRLGKKDDSRYESFDESAISRPYLSEAWKVREKRKRGKPLMNWRFPALENEIDMKDNLKWWAHTVASAVR, encoded by the coding sequence ATGGAGCTATATGATTCTTTCTGGTTTGAGCTCCAAATCATAAAAAAACAACCGATTTCACCAATCCCATCAAGGATTGAAGAAAACGTAGATCATGAAATCgaagaaaacccagaaaaaccaTCAAAGCCAGAGTTTTTACGCATTCCAACCGGGCACACCAGATCCATGAGCGACGAGTTGAGCTCCAAAACGACCTTCAACTTGAGCTCTCTCTCGCCGGACTCTGTCCTCGACAGACCGAAGCTCTCAACTGTTCTTTCCGGAAAAGAAGCCGGGGAAATCGAAAACCAGAAACAGAAATGTGCAGAAGAAGAAACACCGAAGAAAGTTGAAAGGAGGAGAGGAAAGAAGAAGAGTGAGAGCAAGAGCTTGACGGACCTTCAGTTTGAAGAGCTAAAAGGGTTTATGGATCTTGGTTTTGTTTTCTCAGAGGAAGATAAGGATTCAAACTTGGTTTCAATCATTCCTGGGCTGCAAAGATTGGGAAAGAAGGATGATAGCAGATATGAGAGTTTTGATGAGTCTGCAATTTCAAGGCCGTACCTTTCTGAAGCTTGGAAGGTTagggagaagaggaagagagggaaGCCATTGATGAATTGGAGGTTTCCCGCTTTGGAGAACGAAATTGACATGAAAGACAATCTCAAATGGTGGGCTCATACTGTTGCTTCTGCAGTTAGATGA